A genome region from Panthera leo isolate Ple1 chromosome A2, P.leo_Ple1_pat1.1, whole genome shotgun sequence includes the following:
- the LOC122214594 gene encoding histone-lysine N-methyltransferase SETMAR produces MATSKEGPERPTERLDIARGLENVPVSAWPPGAEPEPFQYTPDHVAGPGTDIDPTQITFPGCICLKTCLPGTCSCLRHAENYDDNSCLIDTGSQGKCANPVFECNILCQCSDQCKNRVVQQGLQFQLQVFKTDKKGWGLRTLEFIPKGRFVCEYAGEVLGYSEVQRRIQLQTIQDPNYIIAVREHVYSGQVIETFVDPASIGNIGRFLNHSCEPNLLMIPVRIDSMVPKLALFAAKDILPEEELSYDYSGRFLNLMDSKDKERLDQGKTRKPCYCGARSCAAFLPYDSSLYCPLGKSNIS; encoded by the exons ATGGCAACGTCTAAGGAGGGGCCTGAGAGACCGACGGAGCGCCTGGATATTGCGCGCGGCCTGGAGAACGTGCCCGTGAGCGCGTGGCCCCCGGGGGCGGAGCCAGAGCCTTTCCAG TATACTCCTGACCACGTAGCTGGACCTGGAACAGACATCGATCCCACACAAATAACCTTTCCCGGATGCATTTGTCTCAAAACCTGCCTCCCTGGTACTTGCTCCTGTCTCCGTCATGCAGAGAACTATGATGATAATTCTTGCCTTATAGATACAGGATCCCAAGGCAAGTGTGCCAACCCGGTTTTTGAATGCAATATCCTGTGCCAGTGCAGTGACCAGTGCAAGAACAGAGTGGTCCAGCAAGGTCTACAGTTCCAACTCCAGGTGTTCAAGACGGATAAAAAAGGCTGGGGACTTCGTACCTTGGAATTTATACCAAAAGGACGGTTTGTCTGTGAATATGCCGGAGAAGTTTTGGGATACTCTGAAGTACAGAGAAGAATTCAGTTACAAACAATACAGGACCCAAATTACATTATAGCCGTCAGAGAACATGTTTACAGTGGGCAGGTAATAGAAACATTTGTTGATCCTGCCTCTATAGGAAATATTGGAAGATTTCTTAACCATTCTTGTGAGCCAAACCTGTTGATGATTCCTGTCCGAATTGACTCAATGGTACCCAAGTTGGCACTTTTTGCAGCCAAAGACATTTTGCCAGAAGAAGAACTCTCTTATGACTATTCGGGAAGATTTCTTAATTTAATGGacagcaaagacaaagaaaggctaGATCaagggaaaacaagaaaacctTGTTATTGTGGTGCCAGGTCGTGTGCTGCTTTCCTCCCTTATGACAGTTCACTATACTGCCCCTTAGGAAAGTCAAACATAAGTTAG